A genome region from Clostridium pasteurianum includes the following:
- a CDS encoding GNAT family N-acetyltransferase codes for MKLKSERISLISLSFEELTYICGNELNKLEVIIEEDVLNYVELPILKKLKKMRNVSKDNYEWYTYWLIVDDESKRGIGFIGFKGLPDENGYTEIGYSISSNYRKRGLMTEALKTLIQWSRKFQYCKGITAKVVKNNTASIRVLNNCKFKIVSSSEKGYDFLYQ; via the coding sequence ATGAAGTTGAAATCGGAAAGAATTAGCTTGATATCATTATCTTTTGAGGAATTGACATATATTTGTGGAAATGAACTTAATAAACTTGAAGTAATCATTGAAGAGGACGTACTTAATTATGTTGAACTTCCAATATTAAAAAAGTTAAAAAAGATGAGAAATGTTAGTAAAGATAATTATGAATGGTATACTTATTGGCTAATTGTAGATGATGAAAGTAAAAGAGGTATAGGTTTTATTGGCTTTAAAGGTTTGCCAGATGAAAATGGTTATACGGAGATTGGATATAGTATTTCTTCTAATTATAGAAAGAGGGGGCTTATGACAGAAGCACTGAAAACGTTAATACAATGGTCTCGTAAATTTCAATATTGTAAAGGAATAACAGCCAAAGTTGTAAAAAATAATACTGCATCCATTAGAGTGCTAAATAACTGTAAATTTAAAATTGTAAGTTCATCGGAAAAAGGATACGATTTTTTATACCAATAA